One region of Drosophila kikkawai strain 14028-0561.14 chromosome 2R, DkikHiC1v2, whole genome shotgun sequence genomic DNA includes:
- the aft gene encoding cap-specific mRNA (nucleoside-2'-O-)-methyltransferase 2, translating to MNSPLKHGCQLPVQGKPHPMADYQAIGQSELEQLFGKKFQYQKPRGNDSWQLPPPDQALFGEFYQYEALQGLREQLNAVKSRLNDYGVQEWSAHTNRRDPSGEVSWRLKNETKAEFVTVAWCKFFECLHRYPLVKGPVVNTLHLCEAPGAFIASLNHYLHSTYAEEEIKWRWRSTTLNPYYEGNALNEMITDDRFIFHTLDNWLFHKDLTGNLLDVANIDHLAKRCKEDFQDQVDLVTADGSIDCAAQPDCQEEIVVRLFFAEVLSALKILSAGGSFLVKMFTLFEACSVSLLYMLNCVFEQVHIFKPATSKRGNSEVYVICLNYQKDTAAGLPRLLEELQAKLAQPNDTMVMPLFARSQIPTDFLMQHEIACRLYMKLQSDAIEGSIYAYESKDRHYLRHLHHLRGLVSSTYYSRYKVKPLADSLCIVDKEATSKALGFSVPVYGGSYTERENLKHGDLLKQIYCLRREFNQLEKCPSGKASYSYTSNRTSPLELRVSRGAEVQSLQSSMFASEPILLLRLRIRDTFDLDPVWQTAPECQLENKILNYQPPSGEESYHSAQRHFFVELLENIRDLQPQSIVFQRFTFLTHYAASLLLFLMETLYQDSSFESNPTHSLTLSKPKTTDGKELSQVLELLKDEQAGAIHSLLDIKELQKNQFSNALIQHNNGVLLTCFRGMLGEEAFPCPWPRQSPRWPS from the exons ATGAACTCCCCGCTGAAACATGGCTGCCAACTGCCTGTCCAAGGGAAGCCTCATCCAATG GCAGACTATCAGGCCATCGGGCAGTCGGAGTTGGAGCAGCTTTTCGGGAAGAAGTTTCAGTACCAAAAGCCTAGGGGAAATGATTCCTGGCAGCTGCCTCCGCCGGATCAAGCTCTCTTCGGCGAGTTCTACCAATACGAGGCGCTCCAAGGACTTCGGGAGCAACTGAATGCAGTCAAGAGCCGGCTGAACGACTATGGAGTGCAGGAGTGGAGTGCCCACACCAACCGCAGAGATCCCTCCGGCGAGGTGTCCTGGCGCCTAAAGAACGAGACGAAGGCGGAATTTGTCACCGTGGCCTGGTGTAAATTCTTTGAGTGCCTGCACCGGTATCCCCTGGTCAAGGGTCCCGTGGTAAATACTCTGCATCTGTGCGAGGCACCGGGAGCGTTTATTGCATCCTTGAATCACTATCTGCATAGTACTTATGCCGAAGAGGAG aTTAAATGGCGCTGGCGCTCCACCACCTTGAATCCTTACTATGAAGGCAATGCCTTGAACGAGATGATCACCGATGACAGGTTCATCTTCCACACGCTGGACAACTGGCTTTTCCACAAGGATCTAACAGGCAACCTCCTAGATGTGGCCAACATAGATCACTTGGCGAAGCGCTGTAAGGAGGACTTCCAGGATCAAGTGGATCTAGTCACCGCCGATGGGTCCATTGATTGTGCTGCCCAGCCCGACTGCCAGGAGGAGATAGTGGTTCGCCTGTTCTTTGCCGAGGTGCTTAGCGCCTTGAAGATCCTATCTGCAGGTGGCAGCTTCCTGGTGAAAATGTTTACGCTTTTTGAGGCATGCAGTGTCTCGCTTCTGTACATGCTCAATTGCGTCTTTGAGCAAGTGCACATCTTCAAGCCCGCCACATCTAAGCGTGGCAACTCGGAGGTGTATGTTATTTGCCTAAATTACCAGAAGGACACGGCAGCTGGTCTGCCCCGCTTGCTGGAGGAGTTGCAGGCCAAGTTGGCGCAACCGAATGACACCATGGTGATGCCACTGTTTGCCAGGTCACAGATTCCCACGGACTTTCTAATGCAGCACGAGATTGCCTGTAGGTTGTACATGAAGCTCCAGTCGGACGCCATCGAGGGTAGCATCTATGCGTACGAGTCCAAGGATCGCCACTACCTGAGACATCTCCATCACCTACGTGGCCTCGTCTCCAGCACCTACTACAGCCGCTACAAAGTCAAGCCTTTGGCGGACAGCCTTTGCATTGTGGACAAGGAGGCCACCAGCAAGGCTCTGGGCTTTTCGGTGCCTGTTTACGGAGGTTCCTACACCGAGAGGGAGAACCTGAAGCATGGTGATCTTCTCAAGCAGATCTACTGCCTGCGTCGGGAGTTCAACCAGCTGGAAAAGTGCCCCAGCGGCAAGGCCTCTTACTCTTACACCTCCAATCGAACTTCGCCTTTGGAGTTGCGTGTCTCCAGAGGAGCGGAGGTGCAAAGCCTGCAGAGCAGCATGTTTGCCTCGGAGCCCATACTCCTGCTGCGTCTGCGCATCCGCGATACCTTTGATCTCGATCCGGTTTGGCAAACTGCTCCCGAATGTCAACTGGAGAACAAAATACTCAACTACCAGCCACCTTCAGGGGAAGAAAGCTATCACTCCGCCCAGCGTCACTTCTTTGTGGAGCTCTTGGAAAACATAAGAGATCTGCAGCCCCAGAGCATCGTCTTCCAGAGGTTTACCTTTCTCACCCACTATGCCGCCTCCCTGCTGCTGTTTCTCATGGAAACCCTTTACCAGGACTCCAGTTTTGAAAGCAATCCCACGCATTCCCTTACTCTCAGTAAACCCAAGACCACAGATGGCAAGGAGCTAAGCCAGGTGCTGGAGCTACTCAAGGATGAGCAAGCGGGGGCCATTCACAGCCTGCTGGACATCAAGGAGCTGCAAAAGAACCAGTTTAGCAACGCTTTGATCCAGCACAACAACGGCGTGCTGCTGACCTGCTTCCGTGGCATGCTCGGCGAGGAGGCCTTTCCATGCCCCTGGCCAAGACAGAGCCCGAGGTGGCCATCCTAA
- the fab1 gene encoding putative 1-phosphatidylinositol 3-phosphate 5-kinase, with the protein MTSSNSSHTTSGLSHQHLHSPTKLTEFARNFEDKPESLFGRVVNKIQNVYNQSYNTVNDISSGTSGSSSSAASSQAVQVGKSQFFSENKTIGSDVAEGETSVSRPTTLSLRATSESRSTSTVASSSATAAEDSESNERLEALPSEANQGRTVSNVLKHISNIVATKNNNDLRNYKDTELQRFWMPDSKAKECYDCSQKFSTFRRKHHCRLCGQIFCSKCCNQVVPGMIIRCDGDLKVCNYCSKIVLTFLKSSSSEMGQDLQALQQHLSNKLEVQDSATPHAKHPQQQRAPLSRKTSVGYQEERFSSQTNYNTLSIDDRKNILQQSNSLITLHEEMQRDLPAQNCGQRLIEFLNSNNKSANEVQAVAILNAMLAAGFLEPIVPDPEQLDFDPSLHYKFAKSSSGPDSTRTMSPQFEVVSHAEPQPPKSMDQSMAEEKERELENELENDLCFTTATSKLLESYCEHEDQLLAQLLRANHLDQEWDKVLQMLCSTAANHFKPEHCTNDLMDIRNYVNFKKVPGGKRKDSTIVHGVAFSKNVAHKDMATHVPFPRILLLQCPIVYERIEGKFVTIETVLLQEKEYLRNVCARIMSFTPNVVLVHKNVAGIAQDLLRSYGVTLVLDVKLSVMERLSRTLQCDIVSSIESNITMPKLGYCNDFYIRNYNGKTLMFFEKLTNPRGYTCLLRGGSNAELTRVKRVASALLFARYNWRLEMSFLLNEFAQPLSPKPSIFDSKETSPKTPETEAELRAKRPTMAERKSEDKIVVSIVSENVADFTDPLRSSQAEALSTSPCAPPVVQALAVEPRYDNRFRTALSSTLLSVSPFLSFPLPYLETEQGRKCKLRKLFPAELYFSKQWSRTSERPESEARDSETASREPGNKENHNQQMQLLPAHDFVKMKITAPASSRDIQTKLAEFRSFGGRFPKGKAPMLRPKKKNAELIQRPQKVSEEQLYKDALDPQNHQRLPVLFCSFHYNPKGVSSFCKLPMLLDMKFYGQYDIMLEQFLQRYCCLFNSMCPSCNLPMLGHVRRYVHSLGCVYVYLTEDSTRSDPKRIYFTSWCSICNATTPTIPLSDSAKCLSLAKYLEMRFHGHAYKRRPPPDAEPGSSPCEHSIHRDYVHHFSFRGVGAKFQYTPLEVWETDLPSLTLQLDLPKSLPGIQVQEEIKNFSVRGHEVYTRIHERIADLATEEENTPLVQNLKTMLTHDQFIFKQKIEIVHTLLTDSRATPYDTSDALAMARRALAESIELWGPRLQEIEKLSAKQAHHIDSGTICTEELRPDSGVSCNPEAPKTTSSTLARENDPLECPSEDTETNPASAQSVAEKKFSIDQLLANTVNVYSDKKSIRKILTQLLPSTNQVNPLQSPFSTQEHLTLPAGSIPIHVRENDLSSVIAYSLTSAEYQKAKEEVELNCNAAAVASSTSITSAAHSSPQLKRKIVLAENQSDAEESPSISRTSSNTSAAPNVTATPQTAADSEEKSKERTKQPPSPHVTLSFQDNGCQFQCKIFFAREFDAMRAKSLKPPKLDRSLYRRLEKSKMREELRISQSRTGSEMELVRKPSDVGGPRPTEEAMDLEEESRIALARSLCNSVQWEARGGKSGSRFSKTLDDRFVLKEMNSKDMSIFEPFAPKYFEYIDRCQQQQLPTLLAKIFGVFRVSVKTKDSTVERSVMVMENLFYGCEIEKKFDLKGSERNRLVDPTTQQGEIVLLDENLVQMSWSKPLYVLSHSKTVLRDAIQRDSSFLERNEVMDYSMLVGLEKKNNLLVLGIIDYIRTFTLDKRMESIIKGSGILGGKGKDPTVVNPERYKLRFIDAMDRYFLTVPDRWEGLSKV; encoded by the exons ATGACTAGCAGCAACAGTAGCCACACCACATCCGGCCTTAGCCACCAGCATTTGCACTCACCCACCAAACTCACTGAATTCGCTAGGAACTTTGAGGACAAACCAGAGTCGCTCTTTGGGCGCGTTGTCAACAAGATCCAGAATGTGTATAACCAAAGCTATAACACCGTCAATGACATATCAAGTGGCACgagcgggagcagcagcagtgccgCCTCCTCGCAGGCCGTTCAAGTGGGCAAGTCGCAGTTTTTTAGCGAAAACAAAACGATAGGCTCTGATGTGGCTGAAGGGGAAACCTCTGTGAGTCGCCCAACCACGCTAAGCTTAAGGGCCACCAGCGAGTCGAGGAGCACGAGCACAGTTGCCTCTAGTTCTGCCACTGCCGCTGAGGATTCCGAGTCAAATGAACGCTTGGAGGCATTGCCCAGCGAAGCGAATCAGGGGCGCACCGTTTCCAATGTACTCAAGCACATCAGCAACATAGTGgccacaaaaaacaacaat GATCTTCGCAACTACAAAGACACCGAGCTGCAGCGCTTCTGGATGCCTGATTCCAAGGCCAAAGAGTGCTATGACTGCTCACAAAAGTTCTCCACCTTTCGGCGCAAGCACCACTGCCGGCTATGCGGCCAGATTTTCTGCTCCAAGTGCTGCAACCAGGTGGTGCCTGGCATGATCATACGCTGTGATGGCGACCTCAAGGTCTGCAACTACTGCTCCAAGATAGTTTTGACCTTTTTGAAGTCCTCCAGCTCGGAGATGGGCCAGGATTTGCAGGCTTTGCAGCAGCATTTGAGCAACAAACTGGAGGTACAGGACAGCGCCACGCCGCATGCCAAGCAcccgcagcagcagagagCGCCGCTTTCCAGGAAGACCTCCGTGGGCTACCAGGAAGAGCGCTTCAGCTCGCAAACCAATTACAACACCCTGTCCATAGATGACCGCAAGAACATCCTGCAGCAGTCAAATTCACTGATAACCCTGCACGAGGAGATGCAACGGGATCTGCCAGCCCAGAACTGTGGCCAACGGCTGATTGAGTTCctcaatagcaacaacaagtcAGCGAATGAAGTCCAGGCAGTGGCCATTCTGAATGCCATGCTGGCAGCTGGTTTCCTCGAGCCCATTGTCCCTGATCCCGAGCAGTTGGACTTTGATCCTTCGCTGCACTACAAGTTTGCCAAGAGCAGCAGCGGGCCAGACTCTACACGCACAATGAGTCCACAGTTTGAGGTGGTCTCGCATGCGGAACCGCAGCCACCCAAGTCCATGGATCAGTCCATGGCTGAGGAGAAGGAAAGGGAGCTGGAGAATGAGTTAGAGAATGATCTCTGCTTCACCACGGCCACCTCAAAGCTGCTGGAGTCCTATTGCGAGCATGAAGATCAGCTGCTGGCCCAGCTCTTACGGGCGAATCACCTCGACCAGGAGTGGGACAAGGTGCTGCAGATGCTCTGCTCCACAGCCGCCAATCACTTCAAGCCAGAGCACTGCACCAACGATTTGATGGACATTCGAAACTATGTGAACTTCAAGAAGGTGCCGGGTGGCAAGCGCAAGGACTCAACCATTGTTCATGGAGTGGCCTTCTCTAAGAATGTGGCCCACAAGGACATGGCCACGCATGTGCCTTTTCCCCGCATACTCCTGCTCCAGTGTCCCATTGTCTACGAGCGGATCGAGGGCAAGTTTGTGACCATTGAGACGGTTCTGCTGCAGGAAAAGGAGTACCTCCGCAATGTCTGTGCTAGGATTATGAGCTTTACTCCAAATGTGGTGTTGGTTCACAAAAATGTGGCTGGCATTGCCCAGGATCTGCTGCGGTCGTACGGCGTGACCCTTGTTTTGGATGTGAAGCTGTCGGTGATGGAGCGCCTGTCGCGCACGCTGCAGTGCGACATTGTTAGCTCCATTGAATCCAATATAACCATGCCCAAGCTGGGCTACTGCAATGACTTTTACATAAGGAACTACAATGGCAAGACTCTGATGTTCTTTGAGAAGCTCACCAATCCCAGAGGATACACCTGCCTCTTGAGAGGCGGCAGCAATGCGGAGCTCACCAGGGTCAAGCGTGTGGCCTCGGCATTGCTCTTTGCCCGCTACAACTGGCGCTTGGAGATGTCCTTCCTGCTGAATGAGTTCGCCCAGCCCCTGAGTCCCAAGCCCTCGATATTTGACTCCAAGGAGACGAGTCCCAAGACCCCTGAAACGGAGGCGGAACTGCGGGCTAAGAGACCTACCATGGCAGAGCGCAAGTCGGAGGATAAGATCGTTGTGAGCATAGTCAGTGAAAATGTGGCTGACTTTACGGACCCCCTGCGTTCATCCCAAGCGGAGGCCTTGTCCACCTCACCCTGTGCCCCGCCTGTGGTCCAAGCGTTGGCTGTGGAGCCACGCTACGATAACCGTTTCCGCACAGCGCTGAGCTCCACGCTGTTGTCGGTGAGTCCTTTTCTAAGCTTCCCGCTTCCCTACCTGGAAACTGAACAAGGACGCAAGTGCAAGCTTAGGAAGCTGTTCCCCGCCGAGCTGTATTTCTCCAAGCAGTGGTCACGCACGTCGGAGAGACCGGAGAGCGAGGCCAGGGACAGCGAAACAGCCAGCCGAGAACCTGGAAACAAGGAGAACCACAACCAGCAGATGCAGCTCCTGCCGGCCCATGACTTTGTGAAGATGAAGATTACAGCGCCGGCGAGCAGTCGCGATATACAGACCAAGCTGGCCGAGTTTCGATCCTTTGGGGGACGTTTCCCCAAGGGCAAGGCGCCGA TGCTAAGACCCAAGAAGAAGAACGCCGAGCTTATCCAGCGCCCGCAGAAGGTAAGCGAAGAGCAGCTGTATAAGGATGCCCTGGATCCACAGAACCACCAGCGTCTGCCTGTGCTCTTCTGCAGCTTCCATTACAATCCCAAGGGTGTGTCCTCCTTCTGCAAGCTCCCTATGCTGCTGGACATGAAGTTCTATGGGCAGTATGACATCATGCTGGAGCAGTTCCTGCAGCGCTACTGCTGCCTGTTTAACTCGATGTGTCCCTCGTGCAATCTTCCTATGCTGGGCCATGTCCGTCGCTATGTTCACTCCCTGGGCTGTGTGTATGTCTACCTCACCGAGGACTCTACGCGTTCTGATCCCAAAAGGATTTACTTCACCTCCTGGTGTAGTATTTGCAATGCCACTACGCCCACGATACCGCTCTCCGACTCTGCCAAGTGCTTGTCCCTGGCCAAGTATTTGGAGATGCGTTTCCATGGCCATGCCTACAAGCGTCGTCCGCCGCCAGATGCCGAGCCAGGCAGCAGTCCCTGCGAGCACTCAATCCACCGGGACTACGTCCATCACTTTAGCTTTCGCGGCGTGGGAGCCAAGTTCCAGTATACTCCTCTTGAGGTCTGGGAAACGGATCTGCCCTCGCTGACCTTGCAGTTGGATCTGCCTAAATCTCTACCCGGCATCCAGGTTCAAGAGGAGATCAAGAACTTTTCAGTGCGAGGGCATGAGGTGTACACGAGAATCCACGAGAGGATTGCTGACCTGGCCACTGAGGAGGAGAACACGCCGCTGGTGCAGAACCTGAAGACGATGCTCACCCATGACCAGTTTATCTTCAAGCAAAAGATCGAGATAGTGCACACACTGCTCACGGATAGCCGAGCCACGCCCTACGACACCAGCGATGCCTTGGCCATGGCCAGGCGGGCTCTGGCCGAGAGCATTGAGCTGTGGGGCCCAAGGCTGCAGGAGATTGAGAAGCTGTCCGCCAAGCAGGCGCATCACATAGACTCGGGGACCATATGCACCGAGGAACTGAGGCCGGATTCGGGGGTTTCCTGTAATCCCGAAGCCCCCAAGACCACCAGCTCTACGCTGGCCAGGGAGAATGATCCCCTGGAGTGTCCCAGCGAGGATACGGAGACCAACCCGGCCAGTGCTCAATCTGTTGCGGAAAAGAAGTTCTCCATTGACCAGCTGCTGGCCAACACGGTGAATGTGTACTCGGATAAGAAGTCCATCAGGAAGATTCTCACCCAGCTCTTGCCTTCCACCAATCAGGTGAATCCCTTGCAGTCTCCCTTCTCCACCCAGGAGCATCTCACGCTTCCAGCGGGCAGCATTCCCATCCATGTCCGGGAGAACGACCTGAGCTCAGTGATTGCCTACAGCTTGACCTCGGCGGAGTACCAAAAGGccaaggaggaggtggagctTAATTGCAATGCGGCTGCCGTGGCCTCTTCCACCTCCATCACCTCTGCTGCCCACTCAAGTCCCCAATTGAAGCGGAAGATTGTTCTGGCGGAGAACCAAAGCGATGCCGAGGAAAGTCCTAGTATTTCACGTACCTCCAGCAACACAAGTGCGGCTCCCAATGTCACAGCCACGCCTCAAACTGCTGCCGATTCCGAGGAGAAGAGCAAGGAGCGCACCAAGCAGCCACCCAGTCCGCATGTCACTTTGTCCTTCCAGGACAACGGCTGTCAGTTTCAGTGCAAGATCTTCTTTGCCCGGGAGTTTGATGCGATGCGCGCCAAGAGCCTGAAGCCGCCCAAGCTGGATAGATCGTTGTACCGCCGGCTGGAGAAGAGTAAGATGCGCGAGGAGTTGAGAATCTCACAGAGTCGCACGGGCTCTGAAATGGAGCTGGTGCGCAAGCCCAGCGATGTGGGCGGTCCGCGACCCACAGAGGAGGCTATGGACTTGGAGGAAGAGTCCAGGATTGCGCTGGCACGAAGCCTGTGCAACAGTGTTCAGTGGGAGGCAAGGGGTGGAAAATCAGGATCAAGATTCTCCAAGACATTGG ATGACCGCTTTGTACTCAAGGAAATGAACTCCAAGGACATGAGCATCTTTGAGCCCTTTGCCCCAAAGTATTTCGAGTACATAGACCgttgccagcagcagcaactgcccACCCTTCTGGCCAAGATCTTTGGGGTATTCAGAGTCAGCGTGAAGACAAAGGA CTCAACAGTGGAACGATCAGTGATGGTCATGGAAAATCTGTTCTACGGCTgcgaaattgaaaagaaattcGATCTAAAAGGATCCGAGCGGAATCGTTTGGTGGATCCCACCACTCAGCAGGGCGAAATTGTACTTCTAGATGAGAATCTAGTGCAAA TGTCCTGGTCAAAGCCTCTGTATGTGCTGTCGCATAGCAAAACTGTGCTAAGGGATGCCATTCAGCGGGACTCGTCTTTTCTAGAGCGAAATGAGGTCATGGACTACTCCATGCTGGTGGGTTTGGagaagaaaaacaatttgctGGTTCTGGGTATTATTG ATTACATACGCACCTTCACCTTGGACAAGCGTATGGAGTCCATTATCAAGGGTTCGGGTATCCTAGGCGGCAAGGGCAAAGATCCCACGGTGGTAAATCCCGAACGCTACAAGCTGCGCTTTATTGATGCAATGGATCGCTACTTCCTCACTGTTCCCGATCGCTGGGAGGGTCTCTCCAAGGTCTGA
- the LOC108072994 gene encoding anaphase-promoting complex subunit 13, with amino-acid sequence MDSQAPIDDLLLDIVDNAWRMEVLPFDQILVPREKLPDPEADGGDSHLTVSEQEQKWTDLALGSLAPDAALIDQLNITSI; translated from the exons ATGGATAGCCAG GCACCGATCGACGATCTGCTGCTGGACATTGTGGACAATGCTTGGCGCATGGAAGTACTGCCTTTCGACCAGATTCTAGTGCCACGCGAAAAGCTACCCGATCCGGAGGCCGACGGCGGTGATTCACACTTGACGGTGAGCGAGCAG GAGCAAAAGTGGACTGATCTGGCCCTGGGTTCCTTAGCCCCAGATGCGGCTTTGATTGATCAGCTCAACATCACTTCTATCTAA
- the Ubc10 gene encoding ubiquitin-conjugating enzyme E2-18 kDa, translating to MTAPRRLRKELSDLQENTLKGFRDIKTDDDNLLRWTGLIVPDNPPYNKGAFRIEINFPAEYPFKPPKINFKTRIYHPNIDEKGQVCLPIISTENWKPATRTDQVVQALVDLVNEPEPERPLRAELAEEFLRDRKKFVKNAEDYTKKHSEKRPAD from the coding sequence ATGACTGCGCCGCGACGCCTGAGGAAGGAGCTGAGCGACTTGCAGGAGAACACTCTGAAGGGATTCCGGGACATCAAGACGGATGACGACAACCTGCTGCGCTGGACGGGTCTGATCGTGCCGGACAATCCGCCGTACAACAAGGGCGCCTTCCGCATCGAGATCAACTTCCCGGCGGAGTATCCCTTCAAGCCGCCAAAGATCAACTTCAAGACACGCATCTATCATCCAAACATCGACGAGAAGGGCCAGGTATGCCTGCCCATTATCAGCACGGAGAACTGGAAGCCCGCCACCCGCACCGACCAAGTGGTGCAGGCCCTGGTGGACCTGGTCAACGAACCGGAGCCGGAGCGTCCCCTGCGGGCGGAGCTGGCCGAGGAGTTTCTGCGCGATCGCAAGAAGTTCGTGAAGAACGCCGAGGACTACACCAAGAAGCATAGCGAAAAACGTCCGGCGGATTAG